Proteins from one Corallococcus exiguus genomic window:
- a CDS encoding DUF1285 domain-containing protein, whose translation MQPPTGQPPPGKRWHTREDSGIRLDAALRWWHDDEPIEHPKIIELFNASLVLDDDGRYQLRIAPDWCYVQVEDAAYEVRIVDITPDERVSLRLSDRTAEALDLGSLQLTPDGVLTCRVKQGRAKARFSRDAQYQFGEMLEESPEGRLVLRAGQRHWELPLSLDALQAAT comes from the coding sequence ATGCAACCTCCCACTGGCCAGCCCCCTCCAGGCAAGCGTTGGCACACCCGTGAGGACAGCGGCATCCGTCTGGATGCGGCGTTGCGCTGGTGGCACGACGACGAGCCCATCGAGCACCCGAAGATCATCGAGCTCTTCAACGCCTCGCTGGTCCTGGATGACGACGGGCGCTACCAGCTCCGCATCGCCCCGGACTGGTGCTACGTCCAGGTGGAGGACGCGGCCTACGAGGTCCGCATCGTGGACATCACCCCGGACGAGCGTGTGTCCCTGCGTCTGAGCGACCGGACGGCCGAAGCCCTGGACCTGGGGTCGCTCCAGCTCACGCCGGACGGAGTCCTCACCTGCCGCGTGAAGCAGGGCAGGGCGAAGGCCCGCTTCTCTCGTGATGCGCAGTACCAGTTCGGCGAGATGCTGGAAGAGAGCCCCGAAGGGAGACTGGTGCTGCGCGCGGGCCAACGCCACTGGGAGCTCCCCCTCTCACTGGATGCACTACAGGCCGCGACCTAG
- the recA gene encoding recombinase RecA translates to MSRLTEKLKAVAAAVASIEKQFGRGAVMTLGADAPEQKVAVIPTGSVGLDRALGVGGYPRGRVVELFGNESSGKTTLTLHAIAQVQAVGGIAAFIDAEHALDLSYARKLGVRTEELLVAQPDTGEQALEITEQLVRSGAVDLIVVDSVAALVPRAEIEGEMGDAHMGVQARLMSQALRKLTGAVSRSGTCIIFINQIRMKIGVMFGNPETTTGGNALKFYSSVRMEIRRTGNLKDGDAVVGSRARVKVVKNKLAPPFQEAEFDVLYGTGIHRAAEVLDLAVSAGVVEKSGSHFSLRGERIGQGRERACEWLREHPDVLEALARDLVGATAPTVPSADSAAA, encoded by the coding sequence ATGAGCAGGCTGACGGAGAAGTTGAAGGCAGTGGCGGCGGCGGTGGCGTCCATCGAGAAGCAGTTCGGCCGGGGCGCGGTGATGACGCTCGGCGCGGACGCACCGGAGCAGAAGGTGGCGGTCATTCCCACGGGCTCGGTGGGGTTGGACCGGGCGCTGGGCGTGGGGGGCTATCCGCGAGGGCGCGTGGTGGAGCTGTTCGGCAACGAGTCCTCCGGCAAGACGACCCTCACCCTGCATGCCATCGCGCAGGTGCAGGCCGTGGGAGGCATCGCGGCCTTCATCGACGCGGAGCACGCGCTGGACCTGTCCTACGCGCGCAAGCTGGGGGTGCGTACGGAGGAACTGCTCGTGGCGCAGCCGGACACCGGGGAGCAGGCGCTCGAAATCACCGAGCAACTCGTGCGCTCGGGCGCCGTGGACCTCATCGTGGTGGATTCGGTGGCGGCGCTGGTCCCCCGTGCGGAAATCGAAGGGGAGATGGGCGACGCGCACATGGGCGTCCAGGCGCGGCTGATGAGTCAGGCGCTGAGGAAGCTCACGGGCGCGGTGAGCCGCTCCGGCACCTGCATCATCTTCATCAACCAGATCCGCATGAAGATTGGCGTGATGTTCGGCAACCCGGAGACGACGACGGGCGGCAACGCGCTGAAGTTCTATTCGTCGGTGCGGATGGAGATCCGCCGCACGGGCAACCTCAAGGATGGCGACGCGGTGGTGGGCTCACGGGCCCGCGTGAAGGTGGTGAAGAACAAGCTGGCGCCCCCGTTCCAGGAGGCGGAGTTCGACGTGCTCTACGGCACGGGCATCCACCGCGCCGCCGAGGTGCTGGACCTGGCCGTGAGCGCGGGCGTGGTGGAGAAGTCGGGCAGCCACTTCAGCCTGCGGGGTGAACGCATCGGCCAGGGCCGCGAGCGGGCGTGCGAGTGGCTGCGCGAGCACCCGGACGTCCTGGAGGCCCTTGCTCGCGACCTGGTGGGAGCCACCGCGCCTACCGTGCCGTCCGCGGACTCCGCGGCGGCCTAG
- a CDS encoding NAD(P)/FAD-dependent oxidoreductase yields the protein MNTTRENLPHVVILGGGFGGLYAARYLRKAGVRVTMVDRHNHHLFQPLLYQVATATLSPSDIAAPLRAMLGRNHVQVLLAEVTGVDTARKHVLLADGELAYDFLIVATGATHSYFGNDAWSRHSMGLKTVEDALEIRRRVLLAFEQAEREPDPERRRALLTFAIIGAGPTGVELAGALAEISRNSLSGDFQNIDPRDARVILIEGMDRVLPTYPENLSAEARRVLEGLGVEVRTGTRVTNIDAVGVDMGPEHLAARTVLWAAGVEASPVARSLGVTLDRAGRVPVTPELTVPGHPDIFVVGDLALVNQEDGSAVPGVAPAAMQEGKHAVLNLQRQLAGQPMQPFRYWDRGTYAVIGRGHAVGVAFRRVKQSGFVAWLAWLFIHITFLIGFRSKLAVLLNWAYAYLTFGRSARIITGPAPRLEERSVQPLLPSAKSAVADGEPPAPDVLGSLVPDSRGAG from the coding sequence GTGAATACGACCCGTGAGAACCTTCCCCATGTGGTCATCCTGGGAGGCGGCTTCGGCGGCCTCTACGCGGCCCGGTACCTGCGAAAGGCAGGGGTTCGCGTCACGATGGTGGACCGTCACAACCACCACCTCTTCCAGCCGCTGCTGTACCAGGTGGCCACGGCGACACTGAGTCCCAGCGACATCGCCGCGCCACTGCGAGCGATGCTCGGACGCAATCACGTCCAGGTGCTTCTCGCGGAAGTCACTGGCGTGGACACCGCGCGCAAGCACGTCCTCCTGGCGGACGGTGAGCTGGCGTACGACTTCCTCATCGTCGCCACCGGAGCGACGCACTCGTACTTCGGCAATGACGCCTGGTCGCGACACTCGATGGGATTGAAGACCGTCGAGGACGCGCTGGAGATCCGCCGCCGCGTGTTGCTCGCCTTCGAGCAGGCCGAGCGCGAACCGGACCCAGAGCGCCGCCGCGCGCTGCTCACCTTCGCCATCATTGGCGCGGGGCCCACGGGCGTGGAGCTGGCGGGGGCGCTGGCGGAGATCAGCCGCAATTCATTGTCGGGTGACTTCCAGAACATCGACCCTCGGGATGCGCGCGTCATCCTCATCGAGGGAATGGACCGCGTGCTCCCCACCTATCCCGAGAACCTCTCGGCGGAGGCCCGCCGGGTGCTGGAGGGGCTCGGCGTCGAGGTCCGTACGGGCACCCGGGTCACGAACATCGACGCCGTGGGCGTGGACATGGGGCCTGAACATCTGGCGGCCCGCACGGTGCTCTGGGCCGCGGGGGTGGAGGCCTCGCCCGTGGCCCGTTCGCTCGGCGTGACGCTGGACAGGGCAGGGCGCGTCCCGGTGACGCCCGAGCTCACCGTGCCCGGGCATCCCGACATCTTCGTCGTCGGGGACCTGGCGCTCGTGAATCAGGAGGACGGAAGCGCGGTCCCGGGAGTGGCGCCCGCGGCGATGCAGGAGGGCAAGCACGCGGTGCTCAATCTCCAACGCCAACTCGCGGGCCAGCCCATGCAGCCCTTCCGCTACTGGGACCGGGGAACCTACGCGGTCATCGGCAGAGGCCATGCCGTGGGCGTGGCCTTCCGCCGTGTGAAGCAGTCAGGCTTCGTCGCCTGGTTGGCCTGGCTCTTCATCCACATCACCTTCCTCATTGGCTTCCGAAGCAAGCTGGCCGTGCTGCTCAATTGGGCATACGCGTACCTGACCTTCGGCAGGTCCGCGCGCATCATCACCGGCCCCGCTCCCCGTCTGGAGGAGCGGAGCGTGCAGCCCCTGCTCCCGAGTGCAAAGTCAGCTGTCGCCGACGGAGAACCCCCGGCTCCCGACGTTCTCGGAAGCCTGGTGCCTGACAGTAGAGGCGCGGGGTAA
- a CDS encoding YifB family Mg chelatase-like AAA ATPase, producing the protein MLARVRSGALMGIDAVVVECEVDMALGLPYFNVVGLPEGAARESKVRVVSALKNAGFDLPQKRITVNLAPAEIRKEGAAFELPIALGVLAAARLMDKEPLERYLFGGELSLDGSIKAIKGVLPLAVAARNGGFQGVMVPAANAAEAALVEGIQVLSVAHLKEAVGHLTGKAPLTSLTRTGTSVSGTRTATADMADVRGQPELKLALELAAAGGHNILMAGPPGSGKTMLARRLPGILPELSFDEALEVTKVYSIQGLLGDEQALIRERPFRAPHHTLSDAGLVGGGPMARPGELSLAHHGVLFLDELPEFRKNVLEVLRQPLEEGAIHLARATQHITYPCRVMLVAAMNPCPCGYFNVPGHTCTCLEHRIFGYHSRISGPLLDRIDITVQTRPVEYHHLAERSQELPSQYYRQRVEAARERQRARFHEMPGVHCNAQMPSHLLRRYCVLSPPAEKALKDAVTHFGLSARAHDRILKLALTRADLEGHGRIEDVDMRLAVDCRMLDRRGWLHANTRGAVNALPRASTVRHQASENVGSRGFSVGDS; encoded by the coding sequence ATGCTGGCGAGGGTGCGGTCGGGGGCATTGATGGGCATCGACGCGGTGGTGGTGGAGTGCGAGGTCGACATGGCCCTCGGGCTGCCCTACTTCAACGTCGTGGGGCTGCCGGAGGGAGCAGCCCGGGAGTCGAAGGTCCGGGTGGTCTCCGCGCTGAAGAACGCGGGCTTCGACCTTCCGCAGAAGCGGATCACGGTCAACCTGGCGCCTGCGGAGATCCGCAAGGAAGGGGCGGCCTTCGAGCTGCCCATCGCGTTGGGCGTGCTCGCGGCGGCGCGGTTGATGGACAAAGAACCGCTGGAGCGGTACCTCTTTGGCGGAGAGCTGTCGTTGGATGGCTCCATCAAGGCCATCAAAGGGGTGCTTCCGCTGGCCGTGGCGGCCCGGAATGGCGGCTTCCAGGGCGTCATGGTGCCGGCAGCCAACGCGGCGGAGGCGGCTCTGGTGGAGGGCATCCAGGTGCTGTCCGTGGCCCACCTGAAGGAGGCCGTGGGGCACCTCACCGGCAAGGCCCCGCTGACGTCGCTGACGCGCACGGGGACCTCGGTGAGCGGTACTCGCACCGCTACCGCGGACATGGCCGATGTGCGGGGGCAGCCGGAGCTGAAGCTGGCTTTGGAGCTGGCGGCGGCGGGTGGCCACAACATCCTGATGGCAGGGCCTCCAGGGTCGGGCAAGACGATGTTGGCGCGACGGCTGCCAGGCATCCTGCCCGAGCTGTCCTTCGACGAGGCGCTGGAGGTCACGAAGGTCTACTCCATCCAGGGGCTGCTGGGAGACGAGCAGGCGCTGATCCGCGAGCGCCCGTTTCGCGCGCCCCACCACACGCTGTCCGATGCGGGACTCGTGGGAGGTGGCCCCATGGCCCGTCCCGGCGAGCTGTCCCTGGCCCATCACGGCGTGCTGTTCCTCGATGAGCTACCGGAGTTCCGCAAGAACGTGCTGGAGGTGCTGCGCCAGCCTCTGGAGGAAGGCGCCATCCACCTGGCGCGGGCCACCCAGCACATCACCTATCCCTGCCGGGTGATGTTGGTGGCGGCGATGAACCCCTGCCCGTGCGGCTACTTCAACGTCCCCGGGCACACGTGCACCTGCCTCGAGCACCGCATCTTCGGCTACCACTCGCGCATCAGCGGGCCGCTGCTGGACCGCATCGACATCACCGTGCAAACGCGGCCGGTGGAGTACCACCATCTCGCCGAGAGGAGTCAGGAGCTGCCCAGCCAGTACTACCGGCAGCGGGTCGAGGCCGCGCGCGAACGACAGCGCGCCCGATTCCACGAGATGCCAGGGGTGCACTGCAATGCCCAGATGCCTTCGCATCTGCTGCGCCGCTACTGCGTACTGTCACCGCCCGCGGAGAAGGCGCTCAAGGACGCGGTCACTCATTTTGGTCTGTCCGCTCGGGCGCATGACCGCATCCTCAAGCTCGCGCTGACACGCGCGGACCTGGAGGGACACGGACGTATCGAGGACGTGGACATGCGGCTCGCCGTCGATTGCCGGATGCTGGACCGCCGGGGCTGGCTCCACGCCAATACCCGGGGCGCGGTGAATGCGTTACCCCGCGCCTCTACTGTCAGGCACCAGGCTTCCGAGAACGTCGGGAGCCGGGGGTTCTCCGTCGGCGACAGCTGA
- a CDS encoding ExbD/TolR family protein, protein MSRGHKQRQWVKPASAPNSEINVTPLVDVVLVLLIIFMVVTPLLEKDILVRVPETEVEENQPPPEPDDQQIVVQVDKSGAYSINTEQIPASDYIARLKRMLNAKKPDEKVVFFMADDAANYGKLVVALDGARAAGAKILGMATELPQNAVIQGTLNSPDGAPPAPPAPPTP, encoded by the coding sequence ATGTCCCGAGGACACAAGCAGCGTCAGTGGGTCAAGCCCGCGTCCGCGCCGAACTCGGAGATCAACGTCACGCCCCTGGTGGACGTGGTGCTGGTGCTCCTCATCATCTTCATGGTGGTGACCCCCCTCCTGGAGAAGGACATCCTCGTCCGCGTCCCGGAGACGGAGGTGGAGGAGAACCAGCCGCCGCCGGAGCCCGATGATCAGCAGATCGTCGTGCAGGTGGACAAGAGCGGCGCCTACTCCATCAACACGGAGCAGATCCCCGCTTCGGACTACATCGCCCGCCTCAAGCGGATGCTGAACGCCAAGAAGCCGGACGAGAAGGTCGTCTTCTTCATGGCGGATGACGCGGCGAACTACGGCAAGCTCGTGGTGGCGCTGGATGGCGCCCGTGCCGCGGGAGCGAAGATCCTGGGCATGGCCACCGAGCTTCCCCAGAACGCGGTCATCCAGGGCACGCTGAACTCGCCGGACGGTGCACCGCCCGCGCCCCCTGCCCCGCCGACTCCCTGA
- a CDS encoding ExbD/TolR family protein, with the protein MGMSAGPKGGIKSEINVTPLVDVVLVLLIIFMVVTPMLQRGKSVELPKATEIEKEGKTDADPLILSITPDKKMFVENDEVDEKGLQEKIAAELVKDPGKKILLKGDNALNVGDVRKVLDTARKAKAKQIALGVEEKK; encoded by the coding sequence ATGGGAATGTCAGCAGGCCCCAAAGGGGGCATCAAGAGCGAGATCAACGTCACGCCGCTGGTGGACGTGGTGCTGGTGCTCCTCATCATCTTCATGGTCGTGACGCCCATGCTCCAGCGCGGCAAGTCCGTGGAGCTGCCCAAGGCCACGGAGATTGAAAAAGAAGGCAAGACGGACGCCGATCCGCTGATCCTCTCCATCACCCCGGACAAGAAGATGTTCGTGGAGAACGATGAGGTCGACGAGAAGGGTCTCCAGGAGAAGATCGCCGCGGAGCTGGTGAAGGATCCAGGCAAGAAGATCCTCCTGAAGGGCGACAACGCCCTGAACGTGGGCGACGTGCGCAAGGTGCTGGACACGGCCCGCAAGGCGAAGGCGAAGCAGATCGCCCTGGGTGTGGAGGAGAAGAAGTAA
- a CDS encoding MotA/TolQ/ExbB proton channel family protein, with translation MQFTLLDIWHHTGLFARMIIFTLAIMSVASLVVMAERVIVFRKTRSDSRNFAAKMGAILAKGDLTTAANTNLGKDVGHLGRVINSGLTAYRITPGNKDLAVESVARALERQAQREVQSLKRGLGLLATVGSTAPFVGLLGTTMGIVNAFQLMAAAGSGGLATISAGISEALITTAFGLLVAIPAVMAYNFLQGWVDARSVDISESSNEFLDVVARHVGGGSSHAA, from the coding sequence ATGCAATTTACCCTGCTTGATATCTGGCACCACACGGGCCTCTTCGCCCGCATGATCATCTTCACCCTCGCCATCATGTCGGTGGCGTCGCTGGTCGTCATGGCGGAGCGGGTCATCGTCTTCCGCAAGACCCGCTCGGACAGCCGCAACTTCGCCGCCAAGATGGGCGCGATCCTCGCGAAGGGCGACCTGACCACCGCGGCGAACACCAACCTGGGCAAGGACGTGGGCCACCTGGGCCGCGTGATCAACTCCGGCCTGACGGCGTACCGGATCACCCCTGGGAACAAGGACCTGGCGGTGGAGTCCGTGGCCCGCGCGCTGGAGCGCCAGGCGCAGCGCGAGGTGCAGAGCCTCAAGCGCGGCCTGGGCCTGCTGGCCACGGTCGGCTCCACGGCGCCGTTCGTCGGTCTGCTGGGCACCACGATGGGTATCGTGAACGCCTTCCAGCTGATGGCGGCGGCGGGCTCCGGCGGTCTGGCGACGATCTCCGCGGGTATCTCCGAGGCGCTCATCACCACGGCGTTCGGTCTGCTCGTGGCGATCCCCGCGGTCATGGCCTACAACTTCCTGCAGGGCTGGGTGGATGCCCGCTCCGTGGACATCTCCGAGTCCTCCAACGAGTTCCTGGACGTGGTGGCCCGGCACGTGGGCGGCGGTTCGTCGCACGCGGCCTAG
- a CDS encoding energy transducer TonB: MFDSVLDRGQGPRSRFGVGAGVSTLLHVGLLGLVAYLSTRPPPVEEKEVEVTLKATMAPPPPPPPPPPPASKPKTEKKVTPKKPKDVIVQPKEIPQQKPQETETPPEPDEPEASESEVEGGVEGGVAGGVVGGVVGGVIGGVVGGQLGGTGTDVLAFGQGMTRPEKIAGPEVSYTREALEARVQGLMIVKCVITTEGKVERCRTIKPLPHMEQAVMDVLTASRYKPVTFQGRPVEVQYTFNFNLKLPR; this comes from the coding sequence ATGTTCGATTCAGTCCTTGACCGCGGCCAAGGACCCAGGTCGCGCTTCGGCGTGGGTGCAGGCGTTTCCACGCTGCTCCACGTTGGCCTGCTGGGTCTTGTGGCCTATCTCTCCACGCGTCCGCCTCCCGTGGAGGAGAAGGAGGTCGAGGTCACGCTGAAGGCCACGATGGCTCCGCCGCCTCCGCCACCTCCGCCGCCTCCCCCGGCGTCGAAGCCGAAGACGGAGAAGAAGGTCACGCCCAAGAAGCCCAAGGACGTGATCGTGCAGCCGAAGGAGATCCCTCAGCAGAAGCCGCAGGAGACGGAGACCCCGCCCGAGCCTGACGAGCCCGAGGCGAGCGAGTCCGAGGTCGAGGGTGGCGTGGAGGGTGGCGTCGCGGGCGGTGTGGTGGGTGGCGTGGTGGGTGGCGTGATCGGCGGCGTGGTGGGCGGTCAGCTGGGTGGAACGGGCACGGACGTGCTGGCGTTCGGCCAGGGCATGACGCGTCCCGAGAAGATCGCGGGTCCGGAAGTGTCCTATACGCGTGAGGCCCTCGAGGCGCGCGTGCAGGGCCTGATGATCGTGAAGTGCGTGATCACGACCGAGGGAAAGGTCGAGCGCTGCCGCACGATCAAGCCGCTCCCTCACATGGAGCAGGCCGTAATGGACGTGCTCACCGCCTCACGCTACAAGCCGGTCACGTTCCAGGGCAGGCCGGTCGAAGTGCAGTACACGTTCAACTTCAACCTGAAGCTGCCGCGCTGA